The genomic DNA AGAGATTTGAGGTAGCTTCTCAAAGATGGATTACATAAATTTAATGATATTCACTAGGAAAAAAACTTGTGTATCTTGGCTTTTGAGATcattattattatcattttaatACCTATTAATTatggagaattttattataaGCTTATATTCTGTCTGGTGATAAATTTCTCTTTTATATTGCTATTTAAATGCTGCAGAACTCTGCAGAAATCTATAAGCTTAAAGGTCTTCTTAATTCTTCATTCATATGCATAAGTTTTCTGTTTATACTTCTCAGAGGTGCACTGAGGTGAAAGTTCTGTTCTTAGGCATGAGTTGCAACTGACGCTTATGGTTTACTACAACAAATGACGATCATCACTAAGGAAATATAACCTTAACAGTAAAACAAATCATGGCCAATTTTCATCCATGAAATGTCTAAGCTCGTTCCTGGTCACTCAGTTTCATGCTAGTCTTTTCTAGGAACcttagtttaaaaataaaaaaaacttaagtgGCTCAAAATTTCTATACATGTCAGGAATTCATGGATGATATTTCATTTTTGTCTTCTAGTTGATTCAAGCAGCAGTTCTGTTAGGTCAATGCGTTCCGCCTGATTTTCTCTTTCATTGTCAATGTCTTTAATTTTTACTTCAGTTTTCATGCAACCAAATAATGTACCATTATTACTCTGTGGGTTTATAGATGAGTTTGTTTCTTTTTCATGTTAGGGATCCTTTATCAAAGTACTTATCATTGATTTCAGAAGACCAATTGGCTGAATCCTCAGTTAAAGAAGAATGCTCTGATGGTTCAAAGAATAATCCCGAGGATATTATTGAAGGAATATATACCTTGAGTGCAGCGATTGGTAAACCAAAATCTTCTACTGAGGGCATCTCTCCTGCAAAAATTGCACAAGCTGAGCGGAAGAGTTCGACAGAAAGTGATAATTCCTCCGAGTCTACTGATGAAGATCAGACATTCAATGAAAGAAGCCGACCTGTTGTTAGGTCTGCAACCCCTAGAAGAGCTGCCTCTCCTATGAGACGAGTACAAATCGGAAGGTCTGGATCTCACAGATCTACAGCCCTGACTATCAAGAGCCTCAGTTACTTTTCCACCAGGGAGAAAATTCCAACCAGCAAGGATACTGATGAAAACAACAGTGGAGATGAACAAACCGATCAGCCTGTGAAGAAATCTGATAAGACAGTAAGAAGGATGAGTGTCCAAGAGGCAATTAGCCTctttgaaaacaaacaaaaagaTAACAATTTGGATGGTCAGAAAAGGAGAGCTTCAGGAGACAACTCTCTGATCAACAACAAAACTGTATTGAGAAAATGGAATTCTGGTTTGACCGATTCTCTGAATCATTACCAAGAAAATGCTTCTGACCCTTTATCTCAAAGCAGTTGTTCTTTACATGTGGAAGAAGACAATAAGATGACTCCTGCGAAGACTGAGTCTTGTATATCTCCAGGCAATTTGAATACTGCTTCTGAAACTGCTCAGATTGCTGCATCACCTGAGGTAGAGATAGTGGCAATTTCAAAGGATGGTCCTGTGGATTCATTATCATCCGAGACTGGCAAAATTGATGATGGGGATACTGCCTCAGCTGAGTGGAGTAAGCAGAAGGAAGCAGAGCTCAACCAAATGCTAACTAAGATGGAGAGGAAACTGGGGAATTACAGTAATCCCAATACTGGTTCTGGTGGGTCCCTGTCTATCTCCAACAAACAGAGAGGAGGATTTTATAGTCAGTATAAGGCAAAACGGGATGAGAAACTTCGAGCAGACAATGGCAACAAACATCCTGTGATGGAAAAAAAACTTAGGGTCTTACAGGAAACCTTGAAACCGAGCAAAGCAGAGCCGGCCTTTAAATCTGGGGTCACTGCTAAAAGGTTGGATAATTTGGTTAGGTCTCAAAGACCTCAGAGAAATTCTCCTCCACCAGTGTTACAAAAAACAGAAGTTTCAAAGTCAGTAGTATCCAAAAAAGCTTCAGTAAAACCATCATCTTTGCCAATTACACGTGCTTCATGGTCATCTGGCTCATTGCCAAAGAGAAGTGGAGCACAGCCtgttaaaatttcttctaaagTGTCCTGTGATACTACTCCTAGCCGTCCGAGATCCCAGCCTGTTCGTCCAACTCCACCTAGCCCCAAAATTGAAAAACCATTGCATCAGCCAAGAGATAAGCCAGAAGCCAAGGCTGAAGTTAAACGAATTGCCAGAGGTCAAGGGGAAAAGAAACAGAAAACACCAGTAAATACCAATATTACTGTGAAAAACAAAAATCCAACTGCTTCTCCAGATGAATCTGCTTCATCAGTGGCAAAACCAAGCTTCTATGACAAGGTGACGAAGAAAGGCAGTGTTGTTCCTTTAGAAGTCAAACCTGCCAGAAAATTTTCTGGGACTGGGCATGTGGCTGATCGTGGTTTAACCAAGTCTAGAATTATCGAGTCTGATGCTTCATCAAAGAGAAGTGACAATTCCATTCAAGTTGAAGAAAAGGAGCAGACACCTGAGACAATGAATAAGGTACTGGAGGCTGATCTTGCTGAACAAGCAAATGATGTTCATGCAAATTTAGTAACTTCACTAGATAattgtttaaatcttgaaaaaacAGAAACTGTGGATCAAAGTTTAGCTGACGTCGATAATGCCAACCATAACTCTATAGAACCTCTTGTTGCTGAGATTCAACCTGATGAGGATATAAGCATTTCATCAGTTGCATGGGTGGAACTAGAACGTGATGTTCCCACTGCATGTGACACTGGATTGTCCAATGCCTCAATCTCCAATGTTCTTGAACCACCACTCATATCAAGTCCTCGTGTTCGACATTCATTATCTCAAATGCTTCAGGCTGATAGTAATGAACCAGATGCCATTGAGTGGGGAAATGCTGAAAACCCTCCTGCATTGATCTACCACAGGGATGCTCCCAAGGGATTGAAGAGGCTCTTGAAGTTTGCTCATAAAAGCAAGGGAGAGGCAAATGTGACTGGTTGGGCTAGCCCATCAATCAATTCAGAAGGAGAGGATGATGTAGAAGATCCAAAATCTGCttacaaaaataactttgatatGTCCAGAAGAACTTCCCTTCACGAGAAGAGCTACAGTCAGCTAAAAGCTATGGTGAACGAAAGTTTGCATGATCACAACTCAAACAAGAGGGCAGGGGCAGGCGATTATCTAGGAGTTCATGATGTATTGCCAGGTATATAAAGAATATCATTGTTTTTGTTCATGCTGTGCTCTTGTACTTTTACTTTGCTAATTCTAGTCTGTTCCttacatttatattaaaaattgggTTATGCTGAGCATATGCATTCTTGGACATATCAGTATATCACCACCATGCATATTCCTCATACACATGATTTTGAAAATGCTTAAATATTCAATTAAACTACCAGTTCAAACCATCATAATGCATTTAAAATTATGCTAagctgaaagaagaaagaagattatCTGTTAGTTCTCTTTATTGTAACCcaagtataataaatttataaaaatcagaAGTGAGGAGTCTTGAGGTTTAATGAATGTTCATTTGATGTTTTAGAATGAAGGCAGCTTTATCCTTCAAAAGAAGATGTGTGGTATTTAGTCGAAAAGTAGGCTGCTATTCAGTTATTTCGACCAAGGAGATACTCAGATCCGTaataaaaaatgacaaatattACACTTCAAATGAAGAGAGAGATAGAAGTGTAATATTGGAAACTTTAGCAATTGCTTACTATTAGAAACTTTAGATCTCCTATAGTGTAGCTCCTTAGCATTTTATTGTTTACTATATTGTAGGCGTAAACTAATTTTTTATAAGTACTTTTTATAATTACTCTCtccaaataaatatatataaagagTAGAGTCTTAGTCTCATGCCGAAATGGTACCCTGCACATTCAAATGTGCTGATATTTactaaaaactttttaaatcaCATATAGTTCCTTCTACTTAGGTTGTTTACCTTTAAATATAAAACTATAACtagaaagttaatttaattaaaattgtagTACAAATTATTACAATATAATGAATGACTCtagtaataattattatttacaatgtaaagacagaatatataaaatttaagtttaacaatattagacatATTGAGACAATTGTTAATATAGGAGATGAGacctttaagtatttaggatcttTTTTGCAAAATGCAGGAATTGAGAGAGATGTTTTATATATAATACAAGTAAGATGATTGAAATAGAAAAAGCAtcaggtgttttatgtgatcataaagtatctctaaaacttaaaagataagttttacaaaatgacggttagacctgctatgttatatggagttgaaggTTGGGTTATGACtaaagcacatgagcagaagatgagagttgcggagataaggtggatgtgtggacatataaGGATGGAcaggataagaaatgaaaacattagagagaaagtcggagttgcatctatcgagtgaaaactccgagagacatgtttaagatgatatggacatgtacttagacaatcaataaatgctctagttaagcgatgtgaaattatgataaatatacacatcaaatgaggaagaggttAATCAaaaaaagatttggttagcaacaataaaacaagataaaatttatttaaatatagatgatgatacagTAAGAGATAGAGCCAAATAGTGTAGAAGAATTTATATAACCGATCCcacttagtgggataaggcttgttattgttgttattaCCAAAATAGGTATTGGGTATTTGATGGAGGCATAGGTTCTTGTAGCATTTGAGTTTCATTAATCTCATAATATTTCAAGACCAAAATTATTTAATTGTCCCAAGGCATCCACTTTGGGATTGCTTTCTTCACGTGCTCATAAATGCGGCATTTACATACAACTAGTTGAATATGGATTAGCACAGTTAAACTTAGAATAGACATAGGTACAAGATACAGATATATTTTGGTTTCTCTAATTTCAATATTATTGTACATCTCTCTATATACTTTGCATTTTCATTGTGATGTTTCGAGTacatgtatttttaaaatattgatcTGTTATGATGCTAGATTTGATCTCGCTAGACCCCTCTATCCAgatgaatatgaaaaaaaaagtggGCCTTTAACCTCTTTGAATATTTTACATGAGCCACTTTTACTCATAGCAGTCACCCTTAAGCTTATTTGAATATTTCAACATGGCCCCTTTTAATGATTTAAGTAGCAAATCTGCTGCTAACAGATCATTAGAACAATAAAGAAGTGTGGTGATAATTAGATTGAACTTGCTAcataataaaataatttctatATGGTTTATCCTTTTGTGAAACATGAGACTCTAGGTTATATATTGTATCTTGATTATCATAATAAAGCTTCTTCAGCTCTACAATATGTTTTCTATTATGTGATGCTTAACCCAAATGAACTATTATGTTGCTAAGCCCATCACTTTGTATTTTGCATCTGCACTCAATCTTACCACCACTGCCTACTCCTTTGTCAAGAAATAAGATTACCTCTAAGAGAACACAATAGTCAAATACAGATCGCCCATGTATAGGATTACTTGCCTAATTTTAATTAGAGTATCCCACAACCAAAAGATAACCTCAGTCACAAATTAAGACACTTTTTCCTGAAGCACTTTCAAGACCTCGGTCACAAATTACACATTTTTTCCTGAAGCACTTTTAGGTAATGTTTTAACTACCTAATAGGCATGACATGGGTAGTATAGAATTTGACTAATCACATTAGCCACAAACGAAATGTTGTGTGCGAGTTTAATTTTCCTGTCAACCTTATGTCCCCCTATCATGGTACTAATCCCTCATAAGTCTACCTCATCGAGGATGATTAATAGATACTCGCACTTTGAGATATAAATACCTTCTTCTGAATGAGCAATTTATATACCAAGGAAGTTCTTGAGGTTAATGTACTAATCCCTTGTATGCCTACTTCATCAAGCATGGTTAATACGACTTGCTCTTTGAGATATAGATGCCTTGTTCTGAATGAGGAATCTTTATTACTAAGGAAGTACTTGAGGTTACCCATGTCAGATATTCTTTCAATCTTACAATCTTGATGGATTCATTATTTATGATGATGATATCAATTACATTTGCAATAAGAAGAATACGCCTTCAAGACTATGAGATGAGGTAGAACACTGTGATTTATAGTCATGCCATACGGTAGAAGAGCTaagttcaattttcaaaactaagctcTCGGAAATTATTTTATTGTGTACAAAGAGTTCTTTAGCTTACACATTGACTTGTCTTCCCATGAGCAATAAAC from Zingiber officinale cultivar Zhangliang chromosome 4A, Zo_v1.1, whole genome shotgun sequence includes the following:
- the LOC121971503 gene encoding uncharacterized protein LOC121971503 isoform X2, producing MEGEIGADSILDYALFNISSKENRYEVLICKEGKFENLACGPLDQLAVHLAQVKQCQSNPSRNNFKLELANTFEISSWFTKSTLASFLGIVSSPDVVRTTTAVANEMSQLEDTRRFHLSIYDKQNPDHAGDATAGSHFEGVGLTNTKVEAGASDATKNELLRAIELRIVVLKEELVASFSQAAGATLSVKQLSDLAKFSQHFQVRDLRDPLSKYLSLISEDQLAESSVKEECSDGSKNNPEDIIEGIYTLSAAIGKPKSSTEGISPAKIAQAERKSSTESDNSSESTDEDQTFNERSRPVVRSATPRRAASPMRRVQIGRSGSHRSTALTIKSLSYFSTREKIPTSKDTDENNSGDEQTDQPVKKSDKTVRRMSVQEAISLFENKQKDNNLDGQKRRASGDNSLINNKTVLRKWNSGLTDSLNHYQENASDPLSQSSCSLHVEEDNKMTPAKTESCISPGNLNTASETAQIAASPEVEIVAISKDGPVDSLSSETGKIDDGDTASAEWSKQKEAELNQMLTKMERKLGNYSNPNTGSGGSLSISNKQRGGFYSQYKAKRDEKLRADNGNKHPVMEKKLRVLQETLKPSKAEPAFKSGVTAKRLDNLVRSQRPQRNSPPPVLQKTEVSKSVVSKKASVKPSSLPITRASWSSGSLPKRSGAQPVKISSKVSCDTTPSRPRSQPVRPTPPSPKIEKPLHQPRDKPEAKAEVKRIARGQGEKKQKTPVNTNITVKNKNPTASPDESASSVAKPSFYDKVTKKGSVVPLEVKPARKFSGTGHVADRGLTKSRIIESDASSKRSDNSIQVEEKEQTPETMNKVLEADLAEQANDVHANLVTSLDNCLNLEKTETVDQSLADVDNANHNSIEPLVAEIQPDEDISISSVAWVELERDVPTACDTGLSNASISNVLEPPLISSPRVRHSLSQMLQADSNEPDAIEWGNAENPPALIYHRDAPKGLKRLLKFAHKSKGEANVTGWASPSINSEGEDDVEDPKSAYKNNFDMSRRTSLHEKSYSQLKAMVNESLHDHNSNKRAGAGDYLGVHDVLPGSSAATSTKARSFFSLSTFRSSKSNETKPR
- the LOC121971503 gene encoding uncharacterized protein LOC121971503 isoform X1 codes for the protein MEGEIGADSILDYALFNISSKENRYEVLICKEGKFENLACGPLDQLAVHLAQVKQCQSNPSRNNFKLELANTFEISSWFTKSTLASFLGIVSSPDVVRTTTAVANEMSQLEDTRRFHLSIYDKQNPDHAGDATAGSHFEGVGLTNTKVEAGASDATKNELLRAIELRIVVLKEELVASFSQAAGATLSVKQLSDLAKFSQHFQVRDLRDPLSKYLSLISEDQLAESSVKEECSDGSKNNPEDIIEGIYTLSAAIGKPKSSTEGISPAKIAQAERKSSTESDNSSESTDEDQTFNERSRPVVRSATPRRAASPMRRVQIGRSGSHRSTALTIKSLSYFSTREKIPTSKDTDENNSGDEQTDQPVKKSDKTVRRMSVQEAISLFENKQKDNNLDGQKRRASGDNSLINNKTVLRKWNSGLTDSLNHYQENASDPLSQSSCSLHVEEDNKMTPAKTESCISPGNLNTASETAQIAASPEVEIVAISKDGPVDSLSSETGKIDDGDTASAEWSKQKEAELNQMLTKMERKLGNYSNPNTGSGGSLSISNKQRGGFYSQYKAKRDEKLRADNGNKHPVMEKKLRVLQETLKPSKAEPAFKSGVTAKRLDNLVRSQRPQRNSPPPVLQKTEVSKSVVSKKASVKPSSLPITRASWSSGSLPKRSGAQPVKISSKVSCDTTPSRPRSQPVRPTPPSPKIEKPLHQPRDKPEAKAEVKRIARGQGEKKQKTPVNTNITVKNKNPTASPDESASSVAKPSFYDKVTKKGSVVPLEVKPARKFSGTGHVADRGLTKSRIIESDASSKRSDNSIQVEEKEQTPETMNKVLEADLAEQANDVHANLVTSLDNCLNLEKTETVDQSLADVDNANHNSIEPLVAEIQPDEDISISSVAWVELERDVPTACDTGLSNASISNVLEPPLISSPRVRHSLSQMLQADSNEPDAIEWGNAENPPALIYHRDAPKGLKRLLKFAHKSKGEANVTGWASPSINSEGEDDVEDPKSAYKNNFDMSRRTSLHEKSYSQLKAMVNESLHDHNSNKRAGAGDYLGVHDVLPGSSAATSTKAARSFFSLSTFRSSKSNETKPR